Proteins encoded together in one Impatiens glandulifera chromosome 1, dImpGla2.1, whole genome shotgun sequence window:
- the LOC124923731 gene encoding SAGA-associated factor 29 homolog A-like, which yields MSSVPDVAGIVDNSKELDRLRKDQEEDLISINKLHKKLQSTPEMVEKPGDNTLANLRVLYTRAKELSESEATYVHYWKIL from the exons ATGTCTTCAGTACCTGATGTTGCTGGAATTGTGGATAACTCCAAGGAACTCGATCGGCTACGGAAAGATCAGGAAGAGGATCTCATTTCCATAAATAAATTGCACAAGAAACTTCAATCCA CACCTGAGATGGTTGAGAAGCCTGGGGATAACACCTTGGCAAATCTTAGGGTTTTGTACACTCGAGCTAAAGAGCTTTCTGAAAGTGAAGCAACATATGTTCATTATTGGAAGATTCTATAA